A single Pseudomonas sp. MM223 DNA region contains:
- the aspT gene encoding Aspartate/alanine antiporter (*Name aspT), whose amino-acid sequence MIDRVLSALRDNPEIAVFLAIALGILLGRVKLGSFHLGSVAGALLMGLLIGQIGLQVPHELKSVFFALFIYAVGFKSGPEFFGSLNRGTFKLVLLSLVLCGTALAVILAMNALYGFDAGFTAGLGAGALTDTAIMGTASSAIAQLPLDAAAKAALNSHMAVAYAITYVFGTVGLIVFIGSLAPRLLGVDLRSSAQDLERELGIERNEDAISIPYTRIVVRAHRLMAAQAPGMRIADVEALHPALSIERVTRAGQHLERDPALMLERGDILGIYALRDAVSGLHDWIGPEVDHPQSLSFPTRSADIVLTNRRLAGRTLHQVKAALTGTERMGCFLTGITRQGLPLPLLPETVLRRGDVISLTGRASSVDALAAQLGRVRHPSYRSDIAIHALGLVVGSLAGLLSTHIGMIPVELGIGGGVLLAGLLIGWYNSRHPELGALPPAAQWAFSEFGLTAFGAVVGLLAGPAALTAVKEQGLALLLAGALVTLIPPLVTLYFGRYVLRLHPMILFGALAGAQTEAASMNKIIEQSGSNTPVIGFTVCYAVSNVLLAVCGPIIIAFA is encoded by the coding sequence ATGATCGACAGGGTCCTGAGCGCGCTACGTGACAACCCGGAGATTGCCGTGTTTCTCGCCATCGCCCTGGGCATCCTGCTCGGCCGCGTGAAGCTGGGCAGTTTTCATCTGGGCTCGGTCGCCGGTGCGTTACTGATGGGGTTGCTGATCGGTCAGATCGGCCTGCAGGTGCCCCACGAACTGAAATCCGTGTTCTTTGCCCTGTTCATCTATGCGGTGGGTTTCAAAAGCGGGCCGGAATTTTTTGGTAGCCTCAACCGTGGCACGTTCAAGCTGGTCCTTCTTTCGCTGGTGCTGTGCGGCACTGCCCTGGCGGTGATATTGGCAATGAACGCCCTGTACGGCTTCGATGCAGGCTTTACCGCAGGCCTGGGTGCGGGTGCCCTGACAGACACGGCGATCATGGGCACGGCCAGTAGTGCCATCGCCCAGTTGCCGCTGGACGCTGCGGCCAAGGCCGCACTCAACAGCCATATGGCGGTGGCCTATGCGATCACCTATGTGTTCGGCACCGTCGGGCTGATCGTCTTCATCGGCAGCCTGGCGCCACGCCTGCTCGGCGTGGACTTGCGCAGCAGCGCACAGGACCTGGAGCGCGAACTGGGCATCGAGCGCAACGAAGACGCCATCAGCATCCCCTATACACGTATTGTCGTGCGCGCCCACCGGCTCATGGCCGCCCAGGCACCCGGCATGCGTATTGCCGATGTGGAGGCACTGCACCCGGCGTTAAGCATCGAACGCGTCACCCGTGCCGGGCAACACCTGGAGCGAGACCCGGCCTTGATGCTTGAACGTGGCGACATCCTGGGCATTTATGCCCTGCGCGATGCCGTGAGCGGCCTGCATGACTGGATAGGGCCGGAAGTGGATCATCCGCAAAGCCTGTCTTTCCCAACCCGCAGCGCCGACATCGTGCTGACCAACCGCCGCCTGGCCGGGCGTACCCTGCATCAGGTCAAGGCAGCACTCACCGGTACCGAGCGCATGGGCTGCTTCCTGACCGGCATCACCCGTCAAGGCCTGCCCCTGCCCCTTTTGCCAGAAACCGTCCTGCGCCGTGGTGATGTCATCAGCCTTACCGGGCGTGCCAGCAGTGTCGACGCATTGGCCGCGCAGCTTGGTCGGGTCCGCCACCCCAGCTACCGCAGCGACATTGCCATCCATGCCCTGGGCCTGGTTGTCGGTTCACTGGCTGGGCTGCTGTCTACGCATATCGGCATGATCCCGGTGGAACTCGGTATCGGCGGTGGCGTGCTGCTGGCCGGGCTCCTGATCGGCTGGTACAACTCACGACATCCCGAACTCGGCGCCCTGCCACCCGCAGCGCAGTGGGCATTTTCCGAGTTCGGCCTCACCGCATTCGGCGCAGTGGTGGGTTTGCTGGCGGGGCCTGCGGCGCTGACGGCGGTCAAGGAACAGGGCCTTGCGCTGCTGCTGGCAGGTGCTTTGGTAACCCTCATTCCGCCGCTGGTCACACTTTACTTTGGCCGCTATGTGTTGCGCCTGCACCCGATGATCCTGTTTGGCGCCCTGGCCGGTGCGCAAACCGAAGCGGCCTCGATGAACAAGATTATCGAGCAGTCAGGGAGCAATACCCCTGTCATTGGCTTCACCGTCTGTTATGCCGTCTCCAATGTGCTGCTCGCCGTGTGCGGGCCCATCATCATTGCCTTTGCCTGA